In Verrucomicrobiota bacterium, the DNA window GGGCACAACGTCGTGCTCACGCTCGACCTCGAGTTGCAGCGCGCGGCGGAACGCGCGCTGCTCACCACGTCGCACGGCACCAACACGCGCGGCGCGGCCGTCGTGCTCGACACGCAAACCGGCGACATCCTCGCGATGGCCTCGGCGCCCACGTTCGACCCCAATCAATTCCTGCGGCCCATTTCACACGGGCACTGGGAATACCTCGACGACAGGAAACTCCGCCCGCAGGTCAACCGCGCCACGCAGGAGAATTACCAGCCCGGCTCCATTTTCAAAATCGTCGTCGGGCTCGCGGCGCTCGAAGCCGGCGTGCTCGACCCCTCGGAAAAAGTCCGCGTCGAGCCCAGCCCCACCAAGCCCGGGCTCGGCGCCATCTTCGTCGGCAAGCGCAAGATCGAGGACACCGTGCCGCCCGGCGACTACGACTTCCGCCGCGCGCTAGCGCAATCCTCCAACACTTATTTCATCCATCAAGGCCTCAAGCCCGGCGTGCTGCAGAAGATCATCGAGCTCGGCCAGAAGCTCGGCCTCGGCCAGCGCACGGACACGCTCCCGCGCCAGGAAGCGCGCGGCAATTTCCCGTCGGCCCGCGACGCGCTCAGCGCCGCGTGGCGCGATGGCCACACCGCGAACGTGTGCATCGGGCAGGGCGACATCGACGTGACGCCGCTGCAAATGGCCGTGATGACCGCGGCGGTCGCCAATGGCGGGAAGGTGTTCTGGCCGCGGATCGTGAGCCGCATCGAACCCCTCGACTCCACGTTCGGCGAACCGCCGACGCTGTTCCCGCCCGCGCGGCTGCGGGCCGAGCTTGGCGTCCGCGCGGAGAATCTCCAGGTCGTCCGCGACGCGATGCTCGCGGATGTCGAGGACCCTCGCGGCACCGGGCGCGACGTGTGGATTCCCGATTTCCGCATCAGCGGCAAGACAGGCACCTCGCAGGTCGAGCAGGGCGGCGAGATCGTGGATCACATCACATGGTTTGTCTCCTACGGCCCGGCGCAGGATCCACGCTTCGCCGTCGTGGTGATGGTCGAGAGCGGCGCGAGCGGCGCGAAGACGTGCGTGCCGGTCGCGAAACAGATTTACCTGGCCATCCAGAAACGCTTTGCCGCGCCGAAGCCGGCCCGCCTCGCGGCGAACACACCCATCTAAGCCATGTTCACCGCCAACCATCCGCTGAACCGCCGCGAGCCCAAGCTCGACTGGTCGCTGCTGTGCGCGTTGCTCGGCCTGATGGTGCTCGGCGCCGCGTTCATCCACAGCGCGCGCCTCGCGATCGAAAGCAACCACGTGGACTTTTGGAGCAAGCTCTGGTGCCGGCAACTCGCGTGGTATGCGGCGGGCACCATCGGCTTCGCCGCCATCGGCTACGTGGACTACAAGACGCTCGCGCGCTGGTCGTATGTCGGCTACTGGGGCGCGATCCTGCTGCTCGTGGCGGTCCTCATCCCGCACATCGGCGCCCTCAAGTTCGGCGCGCGCCGGTGGATTGACTTCGGCTCGTTCCAGTTCCAGCCGTCGGAGTTCGCCAAGATTGCGTTCATCATCGCGATGGCGAACTACCTGAGCCGGCCGCCGGATGAGCTGCGACAGCCGAAAGTGTTCTTCGGCGCGCTCGGGCTGATGGCCCTGCCCTTCGTGCTGATCCTCAAGGAGCCCGACCTCGGCTCCGCGCTCGTGCTGCTGCCGGTCGGGCTCGTGATGCTGTTCATTTCCGGCGCGCCGTTCCGATACATCCGCAACCTCGTCATCGGGGTCGGCCTGCTCGTGACGTTGCTGCTGGTGGACGTGCTCTTCGCGCCGGCCAAGTGGCGCATCCCGCTCGAGGATTACCAGCGCCGGCGGCTGCTGGTCTACTTCAACCGCGACTATCGCGACTTTGCGCCGCCCGACGCGACGCGGGCGCAGTTGCAGCGCGCGCGGCTCCAGCAGCGCACGGATTCCTACAACGTCGAGCAGGCGCTCATCTCCGTCGGCTCCGGCGGACTCACGGGCACGGGCTGGCGGCAGGGCACGCAGAACCTGCTCGGCTACCTGCCGCGCGGCGTGGCGCACAACGACTTCATCTTCTCCGTCATCGCGGAGGAAAGCGGCTTCATCGGGAGCATCGTCGTGCTCTCGCTCTACGGGGTGATTCTGTTCACCGGGATCAGGATCGCCGGCCAGGCGCGCGACCGCCTCGGCAAGACCATGGCCGTCGGGGTGGTCACCCTCTTCTTCAGCCATGTCCTCATCAACATCGGAATGAACATCCGACTGATGCCCGTCACGGGCGTGCCACTGCCGCTGTTAAGTTATGGCGGAACCTCAGTGCTCGCCTCGCTCGTCGCAGCGGGCCTCCTTCAGAACATCTACATGCACCGCAAATCCTACTGACCTATGAGCGACAACAAAGCCTTCTCCTCCCGCCGCAGCCGCGGCACGCACCGTTTCCGCCCGCGCGGCGGACTCAACCCCAACATGCGGCCCGACAAGGCCGCCCTCGACGCCCGCGCCCGCGCGCTCGGCGAAAAACAGGGCGGCGACAAAGTTTTCGCCGACAACCGCCACGAGCACGAAATCCGCCGCGCCGAAA includes these proteins:
- the mrdA gene encoding penicillin-binding protein 2, with translation MLILDKLRKADRRLRALAIVVLCGLVTLLAGLWYVQILNATHYRETLKDQAVRTVRIPAVRGQILDRNGIALAENRPSYNVELYLAELTKVFNQQYRLIRPAGRLTRAQIETLERQARFEVVSNIIVQVGAGLNHPGLADPTNFARHYEGQRALPFPVLHNLQPDQVARFVERPASVPGVELEIEARRVYPFQSTAAHVLGTLKRDDRSAEGEDSDYHYRLPDVRGLTGIEARFDRELRGRAGGKRMMVNRLGYRQSEALQNAPEPGHNVVLTLDLELQRAAERALLTTSHGTNTRGAAVVLDTQTGDILAMASAPTFDPNQFLRPISHGHWEYLDDRKLRPQVNRATQENYQPGSIFKIVVGLAALEAGVLDPSEKVRVEPSPTKPGLGAIFVGKRKIEDTVPPGDYDFRRALAQSSNTYFIHQGLKPGVLQKIIELGQKLGLGQRTDTLPRQEARGNFPSARDALSAAWRDGHTANVCIGQGDIDVTPLQMAVMTAAVANGGKVFWPRIVSRIEPLDSTFGEPPTLFPPARLRAELGVRAENLQVVRDAMLADVEDPRGTGRDVWIPDFRISGKTGTSQVEQGGEIVDHITWFVSYGPAQDPRFAVVVMVESGASGAKTCVPVAKQIYLAIQKRFAAPKPARLAANTPI
- the rodA gene encoding rod shape-determining protein RodA → MFTANHPLNRREPKLDWSLLCALLGLMVLGAAFIHSARLAIESNHVDFWSKLWCRQLAWYAAGTIGFAAIGYVDYKTLARWSYVGYWGAILLLVAVLIPHIGALKFGARRWIDFGSFQFQPSEFAKIAFIIAMANYLSRPPDELRQPKVFFGALGLMALPFVLILKEPDLGSALVLLPVGLVMLFISGAPFRYIRNLVIGVGLLVTLLLVDVLFAPAKWRIPLEDYQRRRLLVYFNRDYRDFAPPDATRAQLQRARLQQRTDSYNVEQALISVGSGGLTGTGWRQGTQNLLGYLPRGVAHNDFIFSVIAEESGFIGSIVVLSLYGVILFTGIRIAGQARDRLGKTMAVGVVTLFFSHVLINIGMNIRLMPVTGVPLPLLSYGGTSVLASLVAAGLLQNIYMHRKSY